A window of Malania oleifera isolate guangnan ecotype guangnan chromosome 2, ASM2987363v1, whole genome shotgun sequence genomic DNA:
aaaaaataatgattaCAATCTCAATACTTCTCAAGTGGTATTATCTTGGCAAGCTTTATCAATAATGAGCATTTAATTTATCTACCTatttccaagtttttttttttttgttatcttttgaatatctcacttattttattttgtcagatgatatgtattatattatgtATGCGGCAGAGAAAAATGTAAACCTAGTTTATAGTCATATAATATTATCTAAGCACCCATTATATTTTTTTACACAACTAATCAAAGCTATATGCCTTTCATTTTATTTGATTTCTTAACATCATTTTCATTCAGAGTTCAGAGCATATCCTACTTTTTTTTTACTTCTTAGGATTTATTATTTTCTTCAGCAAAAAGATACTGTAACATAAAAATTGCTAACTCTTACAATTAAAAGGTCATGATTTAACGCAACTTGGAATTGTAAGATGTTACAAGTCATCTTCTAAATATTATTACAGGCTACTTTTAATTATGACTTTGTACAACCCTTTAATTATTTTCACGTTTGCCTAATTGGTGACTCCATCACCACACTACTAGTTCCATGCGTTGAGCCTCATTTTTACGTGTCAAGTTGTCtcttaaataaagaaaaaaaacaagTACAATTAATAATCACACGACATATgtgtttattttgatatttatgCACTATCACATCGGACAGCCCCCACTATTCAAATTAACAAATTTTCACGACTCACAAAAGTTCACCTCATTTTGACAAATAAATAGTATCGTATCTTATATAATGGAGTGGAATATATTTTGACAAATAGTATAAAATGATTCATGAAAATGTTGATGGCACATTAAAACCTTTATGTGTAGATACTTAATAAAGAAGCTATTTTACTATATTTCGTCACCTAAAATATAATCAATTCAAGAATCTACCCATACAAAGAAACtgatttatatatatacgtaaatcgtctgatgtgtatatatatatatatatacacacacacacataaataatctgatatataaatatatatatatacgtaaataatctaatatatatttacatatatacgtaaataatctgatatatatatacgtaaatcatctcatttatatatatatatatatatatatacatacgtaaatatacacaaatatatatacgtaaataatataatataatattttttatatatatacacacataaataatctgatataatctgatatatatatatatatatatatatatgtcagaTGATTTACGTATTTacgtatatacatatacatcagatgatttacgtgtatatatatatatatatatatatatcaaattatatcagattatttacgtatatatacatatatattagatgatttaattatatatataaatatatatatttcagattatatcagattatttacgtatataaatatatatatatatatatatatctaaatcatctgatatatatgtatatatacataaatatatatatacgtaaataatctgatataatctgatatatatttatatatatacataaatcatccgacatatttatatacatacgtaaatatatgtatatacgtaaataatctgatataatctaatatatatttatatatatatatacgtaaataattcaatatatatctatatatatacacacgtaAATAATCTGATATGAtctgatatatatttatatatgtatatatacgtaaatcatcttatgtatatatatatatatatatatatatatatatatatacgtaaatatatatatgtatatacataaatacGTAAATCAtccgacatatatatatatatatatcaaattatttacgtgtgtgtgtatatatatatatatatatatcagattatatcatattatgtacgtatatatacatatatatcagatgatttatgtatacatacatatatatcaaatgatttacgtatatatatatatatatatatatatatatatgattatttaaatcatttgtatatatgtatatatgcgtaaataatttgatataatctatatatatatatatcagattatttacgtgtgtatatatatatttatttacgtatatatacatatatatatataagatgatttatgtatatatacatatacatcagatgatttatgtatatatatatatatacatgagatgatttacgtatatatatataaatatatattagattatatcaaattatttacgtgtatatatatatatatgtgtgtgtgtgtgtgtgtgtgtgagttatGTTCTATGGTCATTATTTTGTTAGGCCAGCTCGGTAGAAGGAAGACTTGGTCATTGTTGGTTTCTGACTCTCTTCCCTCTGGGTGTAATTAGGCTATGCACACCCAAATCCAGGGCAACCTCTCCCTAAATCTGTCCCTAAAATTAGAGGGGCGTCCCCAAATTTTGTGGTGCCGTAGAAGCCGCGCAAAATTTTTCGGTGCTAAAACTAGTAGCCACCGTCGACAGCCACTCAATGCCCCCAAAACCACCCATATAACGCCTCCCTTTCTTCCAAAACCTGTCCTCCTATAAGCAGCCTTGGGCCTCTCCAAGGTGGAAACCCCCTTCCAAAATGCAGGCCTTGGGCTGCTTtctccttctctccctctccctctccctctcttcccttTCCATCTCCTTGGCCTTGTCCAATGCCGAGGCCACCTTCATCGTCCGTCGCCAGCTCTTGACGCATCCGGAGAACGATGATCTTCCCCATGACTTCGAATACGAGCTCGACTTGGTTGAGACTCCTGCCAACTTGAGGCTTCGAAAGGCCTACATTGCCCTCCAGGCACTCAAAAAGGCCATATATTCTGATCCCTATAACACAACCGGCAATTGGGTTGGTGCCAATGTGTGTGAGTACAATGGTGTCTTCTGCGCCGCGGCTCTAGATGACCCCAAATTGAGCGTGGTCGCCGGTGTCGACCTCAACCATGCCGACATCGCCGGGTACCTCCCGGTTGAGCTCGGGCTCTTGGCGGATATGGCTCTCTTCCATATTAACTCAAACAGGTTCTGTGGGATTATCCCCAATACCTTCTCCAGGCTGAAACTGCTCCACGAGCTTGATGTGAGCAACAACCGCTTCGTTGGTCCTTTCCCCAAGGTCGTTCTCTCCATCCCATCGCTCAAATACCTTGACATCAGATTCAATGATTTCGAAGGTAAATTGCCGTCGGAGCTTTTCGAGAAGGATTTGGATGCTCTGTTTCTCAACCACAATCGCTTCACTTCCACCATTCCTGAAAGCTTGGGAAATTCCCCTGTTTCGGTTCTAGTTCTCGCCAACAACAAGTTCACCGGCTGCATCCCAAGCAGCATTGGCAAGATGAACAACACGTTGAACGAGATCGTCTTCTTGAACAACCACCTTCACGGGTGCTTGCCACCGGAAATTGGGTCGCTCGGGAACGTGACGGTGTTTGACGGCAGCGGGAACTCCTTCTCCGGTGTATTGCCGAATAGCTTCTTCGGGTTGGAGAAGTTGGAGCACTTGAATTTGGCGCACAATGTGTTGACCGGGTTCGTGCCGGAGAAGATTTGCAAGTTGCCGACCTTGTTGAACTTCACGTTTTCGAAGAATTATTTCAGGGGAGAGGCTTCCGCCTGCGTGCCGGAGTCGAAGAAAGACACTATTGTGTTGGATGATGCCGGGAACTGCTTGCCGGATCGCCCCAAGCAGAAGTCGACGAAGTCGTGCTTGCCGGTGGTGAGTCGGCCGGTGGATTGCAGCAAGGCCAAGTGCGGAGGCAGCCATGGCCACTTTTCTTCTCCCAAGCCGAAACCGCCACCCACTCCTTCGCCGAAGCTAAAACCATCTCCGGTCCCTTCGACCCCGGCGACTCCACCACCTTCGCCGAAGCCGAAACCATCTCCGGTGCCAGTTCCAGCCCCGCCCAAGGCTCCAACACCATCTCCCCCGCCGGTCCCTTGTCCTCCACAATCTTCAAAGCCATCTCCCTCACCAGTTTCTAATACTCCGAGGCCTTCAAAGCCGTCACCGGCGCCCGAAGACGACCCGTTTAAAAACTCTCCCGTTGAAAGGTTTCGCTCACCTCCTCCGCCGGTTAAGACCGTTCCGCCGTCACCAAAACCAGCCAAGTCACCACCATCATCAGTTTCCCCACCTCCTGTGGTGCATTCACCTCCACCACCAGTTCAATCGCCACCACCCCCACCACCAGTTCACTCTCCCCCACCACCAATCCGCTCTCCTCCACCACCCGTCCACTCTCCTCCACCACCCGTCCGTTCTCCGCCGCCACCGGTGAACTCCCCCCCGCCGCCGGTCCGCTCTCCCCCACCACCAGTCCACTCTCCACCTCCACCGAAGCAGTCACCACCCCCACCTCCACAGGTCCGTTCCCCCCCACCACCGGTCCACTCCCCTCCGCCGCCAACTGCCTCTCCCCCACCACCGGTCCACTCCCCTCCGCCACCAGTTCACTCCCCTCCACCACCAGTCCACTCACCTCCACCCCCAATCCACTCCCCTCCTCCGCCGGTCCACTCTCCTTCACCACCAATTCGCTCCCCCCCGCCACCACTCGTTTCCTCTCCACCACCGGTTTTCTCACCACCACCACCGCCCGCCCAATCACTACCACCCCCACCAGTTCGCTCCCCTCCACCACCAGGCCACTCACCTCCACCCCCAGTCCACTCCCCTCCTCCGCCGGTCCACTCACCTCCTCCACCCCCAATCCACTCCCCTCCTCCGCCGGTCCGCTCTCCTCCACCACCAATTCGCTCCCCACCGCCACCACCCGTTTCCTCTCCTCCACCACCGGTTTTCTCACCACTACCACCGCCCGCCCAATCCCTGCCACCTCCACCATCTCaatcttctcctcctcctcctcctactGCCTCTTCCCCACCACCGAGCTACGACGACAACATCATCCTCCCGCCAAACTTCGGATCGGAGTACTCGTCGCCGCCTCCGCCAACATTCCCAGGCTATTGAGTAGTACTGCATCATCAACATCTTTTTCCTACTTAATTTTCATTCTCATTTGCAGATTCACAAAGCTGCACACTGACTCAACAATCTTTCGGCAGAGCTAGCTCCCAGCCTCCTCATGATAAATTTGCACATTTTCTTTCTTTACTGTAAATTAAGGAAAGAGATAACACAGGGGAAATGGTTTGATTCAGAAAAAGCAGCCCATTGATTTGTATGTAATTCCAGTGTTCGTTATTGCATTGTTAAATCATTCAATCCTCAAATTTGTATGAATCTGAAGAATATAtgtatttgtttttctttttttcagcGACAGGTGTTAATTTTATCATCGTTAATTATTGATGTCATAATATGAGAAATTTGGAAATAATTAAATCCTGAATTATAACTTGTCAAAAAATTAATGGTTCTATAAATGCCCAAATTGATTTCGAAATAATTTTCAACTCAGTAGTCATATGTAATGCGTggaaattttatgttttaatgtGCCTAGAGTGCATCTCTCAAAATACacacccaaaaatatttagaccTGTtcattgtgaaaaataattttttattgtttattttagtttaaaaaattataaaagtgtattttaaatttctattaaaaatatataaaatagagGACTTTttaatcataaaaaatatttttatttttcatttctagattttGAAATAACTATTACGAAATTACAtataagaaatcaaaaatctataaatatgagatgatttacgtgtgtgtatatatatatatatatatatatatatatatatgagatgatttacgtatatatacatatatatatataagttgatttatgtatatatatatcggatttatttatgtatatatacatatagatcaGATGATTTACGTGTGTATATATATCGGGTGATttacgtacatatatatattagattatatgagatgatttacatgtatatatatatatacacataagatgatttacgtatatatataaatatatatatttatatatatagatcaGATGAtttacgtgtatatatatatatatacatcagaTGATTTTCATATCTATCAAATGatttatatatattgaattatttgtgtatatatacatatacaaaagattgtagagtcaagcaagaaattaaagaacTCAATATAGGAGAAAAACTCAAAAAACAAATGCTCAATTTAATCATTAGTAGTGAATCAGAAGAATTATCTGAAACCACTTCTTTTTCAGAAGAAGAATTTGTCAATGATATCCAAACTAATTTAGAATCCTCAAATAAAGAATTAACTTCAGAAGAATCCTGTCAAGAAGGCATAGGATTATGTTCATGTAATAAATGTTCAAAATCAATTAATgttatttcaaagaaagatgaaatcatttttgaaatgattgaacatatt
This region includes:
- the LOC131148404 gene encoding pollen-specific leucine-rich repeat extensin-like protein 3, with the translated sequence MQALGCFLLLSLSLSLSSLSISLALSNAEATFIVRRQLLTHPENDDLPHDFEYELDLVETPANLRLRKAYIALQALKKAIYSDPYNTTGNWVGANVCEYNGVFCAAALDDPKLSVVAGVDLNHADIAGYLPVELGLLADMALFHINSNRFCGIIPNTFSRLKLLHELDVSNNRFVGPFPKVVLSIPSLKYLDIRFNDFEGKLPSELFEKDLDALFLNHNRFTSTIPESLGNSPVSVLVLANNKFTGCIPSSIGKMNNTLNEIVFLNNHLHGCLPPEIGSLGNVTVFDGSGNSFSGVLPNSFFGLEKLEHLNLAHNVLTGFVPEKICKLPTLLNFTFSKNYFRGEASACVPESKKDTIVLDDAGNCLPDRPKQKSTKSCLPVVSRPVDCSKAKCGGSHGHFSSPKPKPPPTPSPKLKPSPVPSTPATPPPSPKPKPSPVPVPAPPKAPTPSPPPVPCPPQSSKPSPSPVSNTPRPSKPSPAPEDDPFKNSPVERFRSPPPPVKTVPPSPKPAKSPPSSVSPPPVVHSPPPPVQSPPPPPPVHSPPPPIRSPPPPVHSPPPPVRSPPPPVNSPPPPVRSPPPPVHSPPPPKQSPPPPPQVRSPPPPVHSPPPPTASPPPPVHSPPPPVHSPPPPVHSPPPPIHSPPPPVHSPSPPIRSPPPPLVSSPPPVFSPPPPPAQSLPPPPVRSPPPPGHSPPPPVHSPPPPVHSPPPPPIHSPPPPVRSPPPPIRSPPPPPVSSPPPPVFSPLPPPAQSLPPPPSQSSPPPPPTASSPPPSYDDNIILPPNFGSEYSSPPPPTFPGY